The window aggtttgtgaggcatgacctacccttcataaaaccatgctgactatccctaatcatattattcctatctagatgattataaatcgtatcttttataatcctctccaagaccttacccaccacagacgttaggctcaccggcctatagttaccggggttatctctactccccttcttgaacaaagggaccacatttgctatcctccagtcctctggcactattcctgtagccaatgatgacctaaaaatcaaagccaaaggctcagcaatctcttccctggcttcccagagaatcctaggataaattccatccggccccggggacttatctattttcaccttgtccagaattgccaacacttcttccctatgcacctcaatgccatctattctaatagcctgggtctcagcattctcctccacaatattatctttttcttgagtgaatactgacgaaaagtattcatttagtatctcgcttatctcctcagcctccacacacaacttcccaccactgtccttgactggccctactcttaccctagtcattcttttattcctgacatacctatagaaagcttttgggttttccttgatcctacctgccaaagacttctcatgtcccctccttgctcgtctcagctctctctttagatccttcctcgcttccttgtaactatcaagcgccccaactgaaacttcatgcctcatcttccaataggcctccttcttcctcttcacaagagattccacttctttggtaaaccacggttccctcgctcgaccccttcctccctgcctgactggtacgtacttatcaagaacatgcaatagctgttccttgaacaagctccacatatccagtgtgcccaacccttgcagcctacttctccaaccaacacatcctaagtcatgtctaatggcatcataattgcccttcccccagctataactcttgccctgcggggtatacttatccctttccatcactaacgtaaaggtcaccgaattgtggtcactgtttccaaagtgctcacctacctccagatctaacacctggcctggttcattacccaaaaccaaatccaatgtggcctcgcctcttgttggcctgtcaacatattgtgtcaggaaaccctcctgcacacattgtacaaagaacgacccatctgatgtactcgaactatatcttttccagtcaatatttggaaagttaaagtctcccataacaactaccctgttactttcgctcttttccagaatcatcttcgccatcctttcctctacatccctagaactattaggtggcctatagaaaactcccaacagggtgacctctcctttcctgtttctaacctcagcccatactacctcagaagaagagtccccatctagcatcctttccgccaccgtaatactgtccttgactagcagcgccacacctccccctcttttgcccccttctctgagcttactaaaacacctaaggACAGAAGTtccaaagtcatagaatcccgacagtgcagaaggagcccattcggcccatcaggtctgcaccaaccctctgaaagagcaccccacccaggcccaccccaTCCATTCCCActccatcctcataaccccacccaacacccacgtCCTTGGAGACGAACGGGCAATTtagaaaggccaatccacctaatctggccaatccacctaacctgcacatctttgacctcTGTGatgaatccggagcacccagaggaaacacagacacagggagaacgtgcaaactccacacagtcacccagggccggaattgaacctggatccttggtgctgtgaggcagcagtgctaaccactgtgccacctcctgtcttacaaccctcaagagagaaaaatatcttcatcaccatctgaaatggatgaccccttattttgcaacagtgacgccttgttccagattctcccacaagaggaaacatcctctccacatccaccctgtcaagacccctcagcatCTTATATTGTTCAATCCAAGTTTTACCcgaaactttaaatctgtgtcccggctgcttgtacgatcagtgaatggaaacagagtttctttgtccacccgatggaaatctgccataatcttgtgtccctgaatcaaatcttccctcaacctcctttgctggaaccattctggtaaatctcctctgcaccttctccaagagccTTCACATTCttactgaagagtggtgaccagagctttagaaagattcatagaatagaattggagcctcagaattcctacagtgcagaaggaggccattcagcccatcaagtctgcagtgaTTCTCTGCAAGGGCACActgtctaggcccacacccctaccctgtccctgtaaccccatagccccacctcacctgcatatccctggacactaaggggcaatttatcaaggccaatccatataactttcccttctttggactgttagaggaaacctgagcaccgggtggaaacccacgcagacatggggagaaagtgcaaactccacacacacagtcaccaaggccagaattgaacccaggtccctggcgccgtgaggcagcagtgctaataattgtgccaccagaagcatagttttgggatcaatattactgtttatgaataaaagcaaattactgcggatgctggaatctgaagccaaagagaaaatgctggaacatctcagcaagtctggcagtatccgtagggagagaaaagagctaacaaaggaccatctggactcaacatgagatcttttctctcccgacagatactgccagacgtgctgagatgttccagcattatctcttcggttactgtttatgaagctcaagatcgaattagctttgccatctattctctttaatatgacttgtagatatacaaaatccctcttcacctctttctcactcctcccaaagaggccagttgggtttttgtgacaatccagcagttttcatggtcactttttcccagagccggacccacaaatgaccagattcattcagctcaatttcacaacctgcctttgtgtttttgtgggttctctctcactccctattttctgttttcaatcagtttcacagggtgttcgaaggggaggcttcaaagtccggaaactcaaaccaagcatcacatcaggatctgacagagtcctcaatttatcatatcctgaatatcagcggattttgaacatggaaggaaaaagcatcgttcacagtggggagaaaccgtacacatcatcaggccccatgagacagaaatgcagctgcactgaggagaaaccgtggaaatgtgcggactgtgggaaaggattcacttacccatccCAGCTTGAAACTCATCGACgctgtcacactggggagagaccattcacctgctccacgtgtggggagggattcactcagtcatccgccctgctgagtcaccagcgagttcacacaggggagagaccgttcacctgctccacgtgtgggaagggattcactcagtcatccacactgcggaaacaccagcgtgttcacactggggagagaccgttcacctgcatcgagtgcgggaagggattcactcagtcatccacactgcggaaacaccagcgagttcacactggggagaaactgttcacctgcatcgagtgtgggaagggattcactgagtcatcccacctgctgagtcaccagcgagttcacactggggagagaccgttcacctgctccacgtgtgggaagggattcactcagtcatccacactgcggaaacaccagcgagttcacactggggagaaactgttcacctgcatcgagtgtgggaagggattcactgagtc of the Scyliorhinus canicula unplaced genomic scaffold, sScyCan1.1, whole genome shotgun sequence genome contains:
- the LOC119959479 gene encoding zinc finger protein 239-like, whose protein sequence is MRQKCSCTEEKPWKCADCGKGFTYPSQLETHRRCHTGERPFTCSTCGEGFTQSSALLSHQRVHTGERPFTCSTCGKGFTQSSTLRKHQRVHTGERPFTCIECGKGFTQSSTLRKHQRVHTGEKLFTCIECGKGFTESSHLLSHQRVHTGERPFTCSTCGKGFTQSSTLRKHQRVHTGEKLFTCIECGKGFTESSTLRKHQRIHTGERPFTCSTCGKGFTQSSTLWKHQRVHTGERPFTCSTCGKGFTQSSNLLSHQRVHTGERPFTCSTCGKGFTESSTLRKHQRVHTGERPFTCSTCGKGFTQSSTLRKHQRVHTGERPFTCSTCGKGFTQLSHLLRHHRVALINMSHREWPIIKGNLAQEDTHTKIQDIKRNTNRHYA